A stretch of DNA from Aliarcobacter thereius LMG 24486:
GTTGTTCTTTTGATGAGTTTGCAATATTTTCCAAGATATCTAAAGTTTTTGTAATATTGTCATTTAATTCTTTATAATCTTCTATCATACTATTTGCTATATCTTTTCCTTGATGTGATTTAGAAGTTGCAATCTCAACAATATTTTTAATCTCTTTTGCAGCCTCTGCACTTCTATTTGCAAGGTTTCTTACTTCTTGGGCTACAACTGCAAATCCTTTTCCAGCTTCTCCTGCTGTTGCTGCTTCAACAGCTGCATTTAAACTTAAGATATTTGTTTGAAATGCTATTTGATCAATTACTTCAATAGCTTCATTTATAGAGCTAACTTGTGTATTAATCTCATCCATAGAGTGATTTGTTTCACTAGCTAATAATTCACCTTTTTTTACAGAATCTCTTAAAACTTGAGCATTTTTAGACATTAAAACTACATTATCTGCATTTGAATTAACTGTGCTCATAATTTCTTCTAATGCAGCAGCAGTCTCTTCAAGTGAAACAGCAGCTTTATTTGAAGAAATATTTAAAATATCTACATTTTTTAATAAATTACTAGCACTACTATTTAAGATATTTCCATTAGATTTATTCTCTTTTAACATCTCAATAATTGTTTTTCTTAAAATCCCAATCTTACAAATAAGTTGTTCTACTGTACTATTTTTATCTACACTACAAATATCTAGTTCTTTTATATAATTCATTGATATATAACCATCTAAAGTTTGATTTATCTCTTCAAAATTCAACTTCAAATTCTTTAATCCTGAGTTTATTGTATCTTTTAAGTGTATTAATGTTTTTGTTGTAGGGTTTACTTTTATATTTTGATTAAAATAACCAAGCTCTATTTTAGACATAACTTCTTGAACATCATTTAAAAACTCTCTATCGCTTTCTAAAGTTTGTTTCACTGATGAAATACCTTCATTTATCCTACTTGCCATCGTATAAAATTCATCTTTTGTATCTATTCTTATATCTTCAATCTCTTTACTATTTCCTTTTAAGTATTCAAAGAAATTTATAACTCCTGCTTGAAGTTTTGGAAGTGGAGTTAAGGCACTATTTAAAATATAAATAAATCCTATAACTGTTAAAATTAAAAATAAAATTGATATTAAAAAGAATTTAATTAAATCTTCATATATTGGAGCAAATGCCTTTTTCTTATCTATTTGAAGAATCAATGTCCAAGAACTTGTAGAAATTGTAGCCATTGAAACTAAAATATCTTCTTCGTTTATTTTTATCTCTGCAAAATTTTGTTTAGTATTTCTTAACTCTTTAAAAATAGGACTCTCTTTTCCTATTAATTCTTCATTCTTATGAACTAAATAGTTTCCTTCCTCATCAACTAAATAAGCAAAACCTTCTGAACCTAAATCTATATTTAAAACATTATTTACAATATCTTCTAAAAGTAAATCTGAACTTACAACTCCAATTAAATTTTTATCTATATTTATAATTGGTGAATATATAGAAATAGCTAATTCTTTTGTAGCACTATCAATATATGGTTTTGTAAATCCTGATTTTAATGAACTTTTTGCATCTTTATACCAAGGTCTTGTTCTTGAATCATAGTTATCAATTTTTGGAGAACTATCTTTCCCACTCCATCTAGTCATTAGTCCATCATCTTCATAACCAATATAGACAGATGAAAATCCACCTGTTTCTTTCGATAAATTTGAAATTGTTCTTATTTTCTCTAATTCATCATTTTTATCAAATACTACAATCTTATTAGACATAGAATTTATAAGATCTTTCCTAAATTTTAAAAACTCATCAATA
This window harbors:
- a CDS encoding methyl-accepting chemotaxis protein, encoding MNLKAKIFVPVVIVIAISYIILGYFNLSNNYEINYKNIKEKEIGIVSREAHIIDEFLKFRKDLINSMSNKIVVFDKNDELEKIRTISNLSKETGGFSSVYIGYEDDGLMTRWSGKDSSPKIDNYDSRTRPWYKDAKSSLKSGFTKPYIDSATKELAISIYSPIINIDKNLIGVVSSDLLLEDIVNNVLNIDLGSEGFAYLVDEEGNYLVHKNEELIGKESPIFKELRNTKQNFAEIKINEEDILVSMATISTSSWTLILQIDKKKAFAPIYEDLIKFFLISILFLILTVIGFIYILNSALTPLPKLQAGVINFFEYLKGNSKEIEDIRIDTKDEFYTMASRINEGISSVKQTLESDREFLNDVQEVMSKIELGYFNQNIKVNPTTKTLIHLKDTINSGLKNLKLNFEEINQTLDGYISMNYIKELDICSVDKNSTVEQLICKIGILRKTIIEMLKENKSNGNILNSSASNLLKNVDILNISSNKAAVSLEETAAALEEIMSTVNSNADNVVLMSKNAQVLRDSVKKGELLASETNHSMDEINTQVSSINEAIEVIDQIAFQTNILSLNAAVEAATAGEAGKGFAVVAQEVRNLANRSAEAAKEIKNIVEIATSKSHQGKDIANSMIEDYKELNDNITKTLDILENIANSSKEQQLGIEQITNAINSLDIQTQQNASIASKTNEIAISVNDISQVIIENVNTKEFEKKDEIDKTNID